The following coding sequences lie in one Alicyclobacillus curvatus genomic window:
- a CDS encoding thioredoxin family protein codes for MTINLKDKAGRGIAPAAFISGMTKNQETFLGWYNAFSWTNPEDEAYFASALQGTSGLRCAIIAADWCGDVVRNVPVVLRVMEKAQIPTEIYIMEEHLDFIDAFLTFGGRSIPVVLILDENGTVRGKWGPRPSYVQEPMVSFKTHYKDKNHPEYQDKMRETYAEIHKRYGEGTAYQALIVEELKGLFASM; via the coding sequence ATGACAATCAATCTTAAAGACAAAGCGGGTCGCGGCATTGCTCCGGCTGCATTTATCTCCGGTATGACGAAAAACCAGGAAACCTTTCTTGGATGGTATAATGCGTTCTCTTGGACAAATCCTGAAGATGAAGCGTACTTCGCTTCCGCATTACAGGGCACAAGCGGCCTCCGTTGTGCCATTATCGCTGCCGATTGGTGCGGTGATGTCGTACGGAATGTCCCGGTGGTCCTTCGTGTCATGGAAAAAGCGCAGATTCCAACTGAAATCTACATTATGGAAGAGCATCTCGACTTTATTGATGCATTTCTGACGTTTGGCGGCCGTTCCATTCCGGTGGTGCTGATTCTCGATGAAAACGGGACGGTTCGTGGCAAATGGGGCCCTCGGCCAAGTTACGTCCAGGAGCCGATGGTGTCTTTCAAGACCCATTACAAGGACAAGAATCATCCGGAATATCAAGACAAGATGCGTGAGACATATGCCGAAATTCATAAACGCTACGGTGAAGGTACGGCATATCAAGCTTTGATTGTGGAGGAACTGAAAGGTTTGTTCGCCTCGATGTGA